One genomic region from Deltaproteobacteria bacterium encodes:
- a CDS encoding glycosyltransferase family 4 protein — translation MKVLSIFYKDKRGGFTRRLCRLLDSMAKEGHSVFFIGSRPMSLEGPGVFQDIIRAPCRDRENIIFWLSFILLSSLKAFRVAKRHGIDRIITFGPFYTALCFLPILLLRIPAVTFIRADNMKHGRNRARNVFFYLIDRVGIRMSRRTLFVSEALMGVYRSRYDLPVEKLDVVPNNADQDYRVDPDERSRLRNHFGISDDAFLISTCGVFVQGKNFDFLIRSMGELGSNRAKLIIIGDEPVPNGERERLEKIAVRSGVKDQVFFSGWLSDPRPLIASSDLFVFPSTHEGSPNALLETLGCGVPCLGSNVEGVREVLGYRKLLFSLDTHRELVRKLRKSIFDPEFYQKLRMLTFTRYQVYLFDWEKRVRDAILE, via the coding sequence ATGAAAGTATTGTCCATCTTTTACAAAGACAAAAGGGGGGGATTCACCAGGCGGCTTTGCCGGCTTCTGGATTCGATGGCGAAGGAGGGCCATTCCGTGTTTTTCATCGGTTCCAGACCTATGTCCCTGGAAGGCCCAGGCGTTTTCCAGGATATCATTCGCGCACCCTGCCGTGACAGAGAAAACATCATTTTCTGGTTGTCTTTCATCCTGTTGTCTTCTTTAAAGGCTTTCCGGGTCGCCAAAAGACACGGGATCGATCGAATCATCACCTTCGGCCCGTTTTATACCGCATTGTGCTTCTTACCGATTCTTCTTCTCAGGATTCCCGCCGTGACCTTCATAAGGGCAGACAACATGAAGCACGGGAGAAACCGGGCGAGAAACGTCTTCTTTTATTTGATCGATCGGGTCGGCATCCGGATGAGCCGCCGCACCCTCTTTGTCAGTGAAGCTCTCATGGGAGTCTATCGATCCCGTTATGACCTGCCTGTTGAGAAACTAGATGTTGTTCCCAACAACGCGGATCAAGACTACAGAGTAGATCCGGATGAGCGGTCCCGATTGCGGAATCATTTCGGGATATCCGACGATGCATTCCTCATTTCAACATGCGGGGTCTTTGTCCAGGGAAAAAACTTTGATTTCCTCATCCGCTCCATGGGCGAACTGGGATCAAACCGAGCCAAACTTATCATCATCGGGGATGAGCCCGTTCCCAACGGGGAGAGGGAAAGGCTGGAGAAGATCGCCGTGCGCTCGGGCGTGAAGGACCAGGTCTTCTTTTCCGGTTGGTTGAGCGACCCTCGGCCCCTGATCGCGAGTTCCGACCTTTTCGTGTTTCCAAGCACCCACGAAGGATCTCCGAACGCCCTGCTCGAGACCCTGGGCTGCGGGGTCCCATGCCTTGGATCGAATGTCGAGGGGGTTAGAGAGGTGCTGGGTTACAGGAAACTTCTCTTCAGTCTTGATACACACCGGGAATTGGTTCGGAAACTCAGAAAGTCCATCTTCGATCCGGAGTTCTATCAAAAGTTAAGAATGTTAACCTTCACCAGATATCAGGTCTACTTGTTTGACTGGGAAAAACGGGTAAGGGACGCCATACTGGAGTAA